One window of Trichoderma breve strain T069 chromosome 3, whole genome shotgun sequence genomic DNA carries:
- a CDS encoding FAD binding domain-containing protein, translating to MKQWQEYFQFLWYQFTSGTVLRLNKHHANTLARLSSLRSLKDRENQGEVQHETRIYVNQSTKKESESDRESDDVWGFKDTSYRANPDGTVEVTGSRYLLSGCKLPSLLPWASDVLGVDVPRQPMLQTLEIPIPEPQHINDEFLDYLRQVVLLREDQISSDAKNRRRHGHGHTQEEMYAIKYGSGLARVPDLVVYPETESQVIGIVEAARQKGVCLIPYGGGTNVSAALRCPSNQDGENRMIVSVDTRRMDKIIWIDPVNRLAQIETGAVGSNIMEALAERGFTMGHEPDSCEFSTLGGWIATNASGMKKNRYGNIEDVVLDMRVVMPTGGVMTKGSSSVHPRESTGSNPLRYTFGSEGSLGIVVSAVVKLFPLPEATEYAAVLFPTWENGVQFMYELRQSNCQPASVRLVDNEQFRMSQALKPAQPSGFIAGTLAGLKRTLEHMYILQIKGFDPREMVACTMVFEGSKSETRIQQQAVKRLVSKHGGVDAGAENGRRGYQMTYNIAYIRDFAMQHYILAESFETSVTWSHALDLCDRVKDRLRREHKERKLPGKPLVTCRATQLYETGVAIYFYFGYYFEGVTEPEMVYAEMEEAAREEVLLAGGSLSHHHGVGKLRNRFLGSAWSDAALEWRDDVKRALDPENVFGCGNLLKPRITHD from the coding sequence ATGAAGCAATGGCAAGAATACTTTCAGTTTCTGTGGTATCAGTTCACTTCAGGAACCGTTCTGCGGCTCAACAAACACCATGCAAATACTTTAGCTCGTCTATCCTCACTTCGATCTCTGAAAGATAGAGAAAATCAGGGCGAAGTCCAACATGAGACACGCATCTATGTTAATCAGAGCACCAAGAAGGAGAGTGAAAGTGATAGGGAAAGTGATGATGTCTGGGGATTCAAAGACACTTCATATCGTGCCAACCCGGATGGTACAGTGGAGGTGACGGGTTCTCGATATCTTCTTAGCGGTTGTAAGCTACCATCGCTTTTACCTTGGGCTAGCGATGTGCTTGGTGTCGATGTACCAAGGCAGCCAATGCTTCAGACTTTGGAAATCCCCATCCCAGAGCCCCAGCATATCAATGACGAATTCCTTGATTACCTTCGCCAAGTGGTGCTTCTTCGAGAAGACCAAATCAGCAGCGACGCCAAAAACCGGAGGAGACATGGGCATGGCCACACCCAAGAAGAGATGTATGCCATCAAGTACGGGTCTGGGCTTGCTCGGGTACCTGACCTTGTTGTCTATCCAGAGACTGAATCTCAAGTGATTGGAATTGTTGAAGCAGCTCGACAGAAGGGAGTCTGTCTTATCCCTTATGGAGGCGGAACAAATGTTAGCGCCGCGTTGAGATGTCCATCCAACCAAGATGGCGAGAATCGCATGATTGTCTCCGTTGATACACGACGGATGGACAAAATTATTTGGATTGACCCTGTGAACCGTCTCGCGCAGATCGAAACAGGGGCAGTTGGAAGCAACATCATGGAAGCACTGGCAGAGAGAGGATTTACCATGGGTCATGAGCCGGATAGCTGCGAGTTTTCGACACTGGGCGGCTGGATTGCGACGAATGCTAGtggcatgaagaagaatcgatATGGAAATATTGAAGATGTCGTACTCGACATGCGGGTTGTCATGCCCACAGGAGGTGTTATGaccaaaggcagcagcagcgttcATCCTCGGGAATCTACCGGGAGCAATCCTCTACGATACACGTTTGGCTCAGAAGGCTCTCTGGGGATTGTCGTCTCTGCCGTTGTTAAGCTCTTTCCTCTTCCCGAAGCCACAGAATACGCTGCTGTCCTGTTTCCCACATGGGAGAATGGAGTACAATTCATGTACGAGCTGCGACAATCCAACTGTCAACCTGCCAGTGTTCGTCTGGTGGACAACGAGCAATTTCGTATGAGTCAAGCACTCAAGCCAGCTCAGCCGTCAGGGTTCATTGCGGGTACTCTTGCTGGGCTCAAGCGCACGCTGGAGCACATGTACATCCTTCAGATCAAGGGATTTGACCCGCGTGAGATGGTAGCTTGCACCATGGTGTTTGAGGGCAGCAAGTCAGAAACCAGGATTCAGCAACAAGCCGTTAAACGCCTGGTTAGTAAACACGGAGGTGTTGATGCGGGCGCAGAGAATGGCAGACGGGGCTACCAGATGACATACAATATTGCATATATTCGCGATTTCGCGATGCAACATTATATCCTGGCTGAGTCGTTTGAGACCAGTGTCACTTGGTCACACGCCTTGGACCTCTGTGACCGTGTCAAAGACCGCCTACGACGAGAACATAAGGAGAGAAAGCTTCCTGGAAAACCACTGGTGACTTGCCGAGCAACACAGCTATACGAGACAGGGGTAGCCATCTATTTCTATTTTGGGTATTATTTTGAGGGCGTCACTGAGCCGGAAATGGTTTATGctgagatggaagaagcggCTAGAGAAGAGGTCCTTCTCGCGGGAGGCTCGCTATCACATCATCACGGGGTAGGTAAGTTGAGAAACAGGTTTCTGGGGAGTGCTTGGTCGGATGCGGCCTTGGAGTGGCGAGACGACGTGAAGCGAGCGTTGGACCCGGAGAACGTGTTTGGATGCGGGAATCTGTTAAAGCCTAGGATCACCCACGATTAA
- a CDS encoding major facilitator superfamily domain-containing protein, translating to MDHTASDASSPYPVKDFRFRVVILCLCVCCFIASLDTIILSSTLPAIAASLQATTTDAYWCSASFLFAQSVVQLIYAVVARALNRRTCMLAALGFFGFASILCATARNIQWLIAARTIQGVGTGGTNALVQLILTDIAPLAERPKYTGLVTLFSALGLVIGGLCGAAIVQHTTWPLVFWINLPICVPTMVGFAWCLDAPPRQSSVWTAIKKTDWGGGIIVTGSLAGILFALNSGNAVYPWTSGRILSPLICGGVGLLGFVAYERFVAKENAILPGRLFSNVTAVSAYIMALLHSIILWTATYYFFLYLTFCSHSYLSAAILMLPATLTFPPSAAIAGHIIGRTLKYQLANIIGFAFLVGGLSGLANLNEFSSVGLQIGLLFIVGTGFGIPFISKVFMAQTAVAEDDQYMATAIVSTVTSVGECFGVAISSTTFQNRWDALLEKELKQTVLSVVIKGSDAERSTVLFGTLDKETASFYRHIAMQSFQTVWIVMGSLAGVALILSLFIRDPKTKEATPTESSVEAIILDKEKA from the exons ATGGATCACACCGCCTCAGACGCATCCTCTCCGTATCCCGTCAAAGATTTCCGTTTTCGTGTAGTCATTCTGTGTCTCTGCGTCTGCTGCTTTATTGCGTCGCTCGACACCATCATCCTTTCCTCGACCCTGCCAGCCATTGCAGCAAGCCTCCAGGCTACGACGACGGATGCGTATTGGTGTAGTGCCAGTTTTCTATTCGCTCAGAGTGTGGTCCAACTCATCTACGCTGTCGTTGCTCGAGCTCTTAACCGCCGAACATGCATGCTAGCTGCTCTTGGATTCTTTGGCTTTGCGAGCATCTTATGCGCAACGGCTCGTAACATACAGTGGCTCATTGCCGCGCGGACA ATACAAGGTGTTGGCACTGGTGGAACCAATGCACTTGTCCAACTCATCTTGACGGATATAGCTCCTCTAGCTGAAAGACCCAAATACACGGGACTTGTAACCCTCTTCTCGGCACTTGGCCTGGTGATCGGAGGCCTTTGCGGCGCTGCAATCGTGCAACATACCACATGGCCATT AGTCTTCTGGATCAACCTGCCGATATGCGTCCCCACAATGGTCGGTTTTGCATGGTGCCTTGATGCTCCCCCAAGACAATCATCAGTCTGGacagccatcaagaagacagATTGGGGTGGTGGCATCATAGTAACGGGATCTTTGGCAGGGATTCTTTTCGCTCTCAACAGCGGGAATGCCGTATATCCTTGGACATCTGGCAGAATTCTGTCACCTTTGATATGCGGCGGCGTCGGTTTACTTGGATTCGTGGCATACGAAAGATTTGTTGCCAAAGAAAATGCCATTCTTCCAGGCAGACTCTTCTCCAATGTCACTGCCGTGTCAGCCTACATCATGGCGCTCCTCCATTCGATAATTCTCTGGACTGCAACGTATTACTTCTTCTTATAT CTTACCTTTTGTTCTCATTCGTACTTGAGCGCGGCGATTCTTATGCTTCCAGCCACACTCACATTTCCACCGTCCGCTGCCATTGCAGGCCATATTATTGGCCGTACACTCAAATACCAGCTGGCCAACATAATTGGCTTTGCGTTTCTCGTTGGTGGCCTCAGTGGCTTAGCCAATCTTAATGAATTCTCTTCTGTGGGTCTTCAGATTGGCCTCTTGTTCATTGTGGGAACTGGCTTTGGCATCCCGTTTATTAGCAAAGTATTCATGGCGCAAACAGCCGTCGCAGAAGATGATCAGTATATGGCTACAGCCATCGTATCGACGGTAACGAGTGTTGGAGAATGCTTCGGAGTGGCCATATCGAGTACCACATTTCAGAACAGATGGGATGCCCTCCTCGAAAAAGAGTTGAAGCAAACTGTCCTCTCAGTAGTGATCAAGGGGAGTGATGCAGAACGAAGTACTGTCTTGTTTGGGACTCTGGACAAAGAGACGGCAAGTTTCTATCGACACATTGCCATGCAAAGTTTCCAGACGGTGTGGATCGTAATGGGCTCATTGGCTGGTGTTGCCCTTATTCTATCTCTTTTCATCAGGGATCCTaagacaaaagaagcaaCTCCTACAGAGTCGAGTGTAGAAGCTATAATTCTAGATAAAGAGAAAGCATGA
- a CDS encoding hemolysin-III related domain-containing protein, giving the protein MDLMGVTTLALASVLVTQFNAFAESPYLQLIYMGMSVVLGTAAVASCWLPIMRATGSSWLRIAVWIGLVAEGVAIPVVHLLWTRGLQATLNLYGPMMTPYGPIVVGAILYASQFPECVWPGRFDYFGGSHNILHVFAVWSIWLGIGTIRTSIEASIV; this is encoded by the coding sequence ATGGATCTTATGGGTGTGACGACACTAGCCCTGGCCTCGGTCCTGGTAACGCAATTCAACGCCTTCGCGGAGTCCCCCTATCTCCAGTTGATTTACATGGGCATGTCCGTAGTCCTGGGCACTGCAGCAGTGGCCTCATGCTGGCTCCCGATTATGCGAGCGACGGGAAGCTCCTGGCTTCGAATTGCCGTGTGGATCGGACTCGTTGCCGAGGGCGTTGCCATACCTGTGGTACATTTACTATGGACAAGAGGACTGCAGGCAACTTTGAACCTGTACGGACCAATGATGACCCCGTATGGACCGATAGTGGTGGGCGCCATTCTCTATGCTTCTCAATTTCCAGAATGTGTTTGGCCTGGTCGTTTCGACTACTTTGGTGGTAGCCATAATATCCTTCATGTTTTTGCTGTGTGGTCAATCTGGCTGGGTATTGGTACCATACGAACAAGCATTGAAGCCTCGATTGTGTAG
- a CDS encoding male sterility protein domain-containing protein, protein MSEAQANGRKIFLTGVTGFLGKVVLEELIRRRYELKIEKVTVLIRPSKPSTHEATTKESHFSSRFHDEVVASKCFTQLTPGWTRYVEPVYGDLGQAQCGLDAATYEKISRETTHIIHCAACVQFDLSLSSSLDINLQGTLNILRLARTCSSLERFVYTSTAYVTPHGKYDQIREELAPLGPWQDAQQLLDALHSGSVTEEQLLQQTGHPNTYTLSKCITEYFVLKNRGEIPITIVRPSIITAALERPCPGWSDSASAVVGVVLGVQDGGVSALGGNPTAFIDLVPVDFVVEFIIDEIFAIHASSATVPIVHCVSGLETITPKIFSSVGAVYFQQSEMQWLNYRSSPTTHLYRYVWQTMPLKLARTFCWAGGDHRAVRQLTRATQNIDKLDHTFGYFLSNSFNFAASRPTLAQRAPYFKPAAYMQMMFRGAQQFMMRRTRERNMVSTEKSIAGEGVNNGGENALKLFLTSRASVIFRVTAVVVGAALSRMFQRVTFDQQSFFDALEGYNSGLSDEKIIIMPTHRSYMDFVICPYLFYQFPVLGVKIPSIAAQDQFSRIPIIGWLLRRLGAFYVRRGIGRADPELNDQIRQLVEQDEHILFFPEGQRSRSREFLPPRRGLLRSLQSTGKSFKILPVSISYERVPEEGAFIRETQEQERPRMSLFALIRWTYSMILGRVRLGRAHIKCGKLLELNPETDVHAISHQVLNELQENTVLTTYHLESFVNYHRRDCRCSPPCAISGAKRRSDAVNWLRKQLEERGATVLDGALSVDENHPVSPALETSLMNQWIHFFDRDTVVMPPSSAFAASDYKVFDVPKCQSVIA, encoded by the coding sequence ATGTCTGAAGCTCAAGCCAATGGGAGGAAAATCTTCCTCACTGGAGTCACAGGCTTCTTAGGCAAAGTGGTCTTAGAAGAACTGATCCGTCGACGCTATGAGTTGAAGATTGAAAAAGTCACAGTTCTGATCCGTCCTTCTAAGCCATCGACTCATGAGGCTACCACCAAGGAGTCTCATTTTTCATCTCGCTTTCATGACGAGGTCGTTGCATCCAAATGTTTTACGCAGCTAACTCCTGGATGGACTCGATATGTTGAGCCAGTATACGGAGACTTAGGCCAGGCCCAGTGCGGATTGGACGCTGCCACCTATGAGAAGATCAGCAGAGAAACGACTCATATCATACACTGCGCGGCTTGCGTACAATTTGATCTCTCACTCAGCAGTTCCCTAGATATTAACTTGCAAGGAACGCTCAACATCCTCCGACTTGCTCGAACATGCTCCAGCCTTGAGCGCTTCGTATACACCTCTACTGCATACGTGACACCTCATGGAAAGTATGACCAAATCCGTGAGGAGCTGGCACCATTGGGCCCCTGGCAAGATGCACAACAGTTACTTGATGCCTTGCACTCTGGATCAGTGACCGAGGAACAACTATTGCAACAGACTGGCCACCCCAACACATACACTCTCTCGAAATGCATCACAGAGTATTTTGTCCTGAAAAACCGTGGTGAAATTCCCATAACCATTGTGCGCCCGAGCATCATTACTGCAGCTCTGGAGCGCCCATGCCCTGGTTGGTCTGATAGCGCCTCGGCAGTTGTTGGAGTTGTGTTGGGAGTTCAGGATGGCGGAGTATCTGCTCTTGGAGGCAATCCGACGGCATTTATAGATCTGGTTCCTGTTGATTTTGTCGTCGAATTCATTATCGACGAGATATTTGCGATACACGCTTCGTCAGCAACAGTACCAATTGTTCATTGTGTGTCAGGTCTGGAAACTATCACGCCAAAGATCTTTTCTTCAGTTGGTGCCGTGTATTTCCAGCAATCTGAGATGCAATGGCTCAACTACCGGAGCTCTCCGACGACTCACCTCTACCGATATGTATGGCAGACGATGCCTCTCAAATTGGCCAGGACATTCTGCTGGGCGGGAGGTGATCATCGTGCCGTGAGGCAATTGACGCGAGCCACCCAAAACATCGACAAACTTGATCACACATTTGGATACTTTCTCTCAAACTCGTTCAACTTTGCAGCGAGCCGTCCAACTTTGGCCCAGAGAGCTCCGTACTTTAAACCGGCTGCTTACATGCAGATGATGTTTCGGGGAGCGCAGCAGTTCATGATGCGCCGTACTCGCGAGCGGAACATGGTATCCACTGAGAAATCAATTGCTGGAGAAGGCGTTAATAATGGCGGTGAAAATGCTCTGAAGCTGTTTCTGACTTCTCGAGCCAGTGTGATTTTTCGCGTCACTGCAGTTGTTGTCGGGGCGGCTTTGAGCCGAATGTTTCAGAGAGTAACATTTGACCAGCAGTCTTTCTTCGATGCTCTTGAGGGCTACAATTCGGGATTGTCTGACGAAAAGATCATAATCATGCCCACTCATCGAAGCTACATGGACTTCGTCATTTGTCCTTATCTCTTCTATCAGTTCCCTGTGCTGGGTGTCAAAATCCCGTCTATCGCTGCCCAAGATCAATTCTCGCGGATACCCATTATAGGATGGCTGCTAAGACGACTCGGCGCTTTCTACGTTCGGCGCGGTATTGGCCGAGCAGATCCAGAGCTCAATGACCAAATTCGGCAACTGGTCGAACAAGACGAGcacatcctcttcttccccgaAGGGCAACGAAGCCGCTCCAGAGAGTTTCTGCCCCCACGACGAGGTCTTTTGCGATCATTGCAGAGTACGGGCAAATCATTCAAGATTCTACCAGTCTCAATTAGCTATGAACGAGTTCCAGAGGAAGGCGCTTTCATTCGAGAGACACAGGAACAAGAGAGACCTCGCATGAGCCTTTTTGCTCTCATCAGGTGGACATACAGCATGATTCTCGGCCGCGTGAGGCTTGGAAGAGCCCACATCAAGTGCGGGAAGTTGCTAGAACTCAACCCTGAAACCGATGTGCATGCCATCTCACACCAGGTTCTGAACGAACTTCAAGAAAATACTGTCTTGACAACATATCACCTCGAATCTTTTGTCAACTACCATCGTCGAGATTGTCGGTGCTCTCCTCCATGTGCTATCAGCGGCGCAAAGCGACGTTCAGATGCTGTAAACTGGCTACGAAAACAGCTCGAAGAACGAGGGGCAACTGTTCTCGATGGTGCGCTTTCTGTGGATGAGAATCACCCCGTATCGCCAGCGCTTGAGACCAGTCTCATGAACCAATGGATCCACTTCTTCGATCGTGACACAGTCGTGATGCCTCCGAGTTCTGCTTTTGCAGCATCTGATTACAAAGTCTTTGATGTGCCCAAGTGTCAATCGGTCATTGCATAA
- a CDS encoding fungal specific transcription factor domain-containing protein: MLWRLYKTEPGRGHILSFWCLSLNSQLLQECEWPAVKRIAKTADGTARTLSPLVGTVDVPEEQGLSSGETSHPGCSVPRPSPDSISTSTLHPGWSHTRADDAPQDLFGGNLFPPQFNPIDDVSDKVLLRNRIMLRLTSQAILQLWAETCAPFLSDDASEAVSSGRRPSSLPLPATITMSKSVPDSSDTISSMPGDSSSTLPDGTTQAQILQYFRDRLASLLSYDQTLFPNAFHAFNATASANIGNSAGRALHYGILALASRHMFNKGQLCYERISEQLGVEGSAIILQRLKDIPKVEEITEEESITLLAGLLMFVMYKICRGDVWGFESYFTQLKRLCAAIFTLAQAPKGLSNTKFSFLENVIYHDSYGCSLYAQGPAIDPEVSTAYANTQRGIPHSLTGLALPLYCILPRIAKLVNQSWAQRNAIWTDQELAEIVSKAENLEATLEKERIWLENFVRDRPDMASHRYFHDGFRIACLLQIKCFVLCLSPDALSVRLLVRNALSLLETMEVLNLPGFVSSHWIIFTVSICSTSSNDNHPDNIHTGRGGSSESNVSDRERASKLYATAIDKLAFLNMSRSRQIVQKLWDQNQGGRLSIHWLSILADFDWEIIFA; the protein is encoded by the exons ATGCTGTGGAGACTGTACAAGACTGAACCTGGTAGGGGTCACATACTATCATTCTGGTGTCTCTCACTCAACTCACAGCTTCTTCAGGAATGCGAATGGCCTGCGGTGAAGAGAATCGCCAAGACTGCGGACGGTACCGCGCGAACTTTATCACCGCTTGTCGGAACAGTAGATGTACCTGAAGAGCAGGGATTATCTTCCGGAGAGACAAGTCATCCAGGATGTTCTGTTCCCCGGCCCAGCCCTGATAGCATTTCGACCTCGACTTTGCATCCAGGCTGGTCTCATACTCGAGCCGATGATGCACCTCAAGATTTGTTCGGAGGCAATCTCTTCCCTCCTCAGTTCAATCCCATCGACGATGTGAGTGACAAGGTCCTTCTTAGAAACCGCATCATGCTGAGACTGACATCGCAGGCCATCTTACAACTCTGGGCCGAGACTTGTGCCCCTTTCCTTTCTGACGACGCTAGTGAAGCTGTCTCCAGCGGCCGTCGGCCATCATCTCTTCCCTTGCCCGCTACAATAACTATGTCTAAGAGTGTGCCTGACTCCAGCGATACAATCTCATCGATGCCAGGCGACTCCTCCAGCACATTACCGGATGGCACCACTCAAGCCCAGATCCTACAATACTTCCGCGATCGACTGGCCAGTCTTCTATCATATGACCAGACCCTTTTCCCGAACGCTTTCCACGCCTTTAACGCTACGGCCTCTGCTAACATCGGAAATTCTGCTGGAAGAGCTCTGCATTATGGCATCCTAGCTCTAGCATCGAGACACATGTTCAACAAGGGTCAACTATGCTACGAGCGAATTAGTGAACAACTTGGTGTCGAGGGCTCGGCAATTATCCTGCAGAGATTAAAGGATATACCCAAGGTCGAAGAAATCACTGAAGAAGAGTCGATCACTCTCCTCGCTGGGCTACTCATGTTTGTCATGTACAAA ATCTGCCGAGGCGATGTTTGGGGTTTCGAAAGTTACTTCACGCAGCTGAAGCGGCTGTGCGCGGCAATCTTCACCCTTGCACAAGCGCCGAAAGGCTTGAGTAACACCAAATTCTCTTT CTTAGAAAACGTCATATATCATGATTCTTAT GGCTGCTCGTTGTACGCCCAGGGTCCCGCGATTGACCCTGAAGTCTCGACGGCATATGCGAATACACAAAGAGGAATCCCACACTCTCTGACTGGATTGGCTCTTCCATTATACTGCATCCTGCCGCGTATCGCGAAACTGGTTAACCAGAGCTGGGCTCAACGTAATGCCATATGGACTGATCAGGAACTGGCCGAAATTGTCAGCAAGGCAGAAAATCTCGAGGCAACTcttgagaaggagagaatttGGCTGGAGAATTTCGTCCGAG ACCGACCGGACATGGCCAGTCATCGATATTTCCACGACGGATTTCGCATAGCCTGCCTTCTACAAATCAAGTGTTTTGTCCTTTGTCTGTCACCCGACGCTCTTTCTGTGCGTTTGTTGGTCCGCAATGCGCTTTCATTGCTCGAGACAATGGAGGTCTTGAATCTGCCCGGCTTTGTATCATCTCATTGGATCATCTTCACTGTGTCAATCTGCTCGACATCATCCAATGATAATCACCCAGACAATATTCACACTGGGCGCGGCGGGTCAAGCGAATCGAATGTTAGtgacagagagagagctaGCAAGCTTTATGCGACTGCTAT TGACAAGCTGGCATTTCTGAACATGTCTCGATCGAGACAGATTGTGCAGAAGCTTTGGGACCAGAACCAAGGTGGACGCCTTTCCATCCATTGGCTCAGTATATTGGCAGACTTTGACTGGGAGATAATCTTTGCCTGA
- a CDS encoding major facilitator superfamily domain-containing protein, producing the protein MISIPQSHFDWDQDTRNPFNWTQRRKWTTIAVACWVTFITGLNATSITTAAEVVSRQFHLPDNRIEVNFFAVVAWNAAAAFVPLVTLPLMDTYGTRIGYLACYVLFTIFVIPQALAQNFATLVVSRVFAGAFGGTVQNAADGIIANVFRHHHERALPLTIYILALLMGVTMGPVLGAVFEPLNWRWIFWVQLIICGATLPLVAFCAEETRGSVIQAQILSKTGSAAPAKLSEDENPIRMLKETITRSAKLLVAEPTITSFTIWTSFAFGLVFISTQSVPLVFARAYSWGSYSSGLAQSAIAIGEIIGFAACLYQNHIYHDPVPESILYLSIPSTAIALSGGLFMYGWSIFQAHWVVTALALLLIGYASMVIVTAVTIYITHSYAGFAASAIAAVAFGENLFAAFLPLATKAMYEDLGYQWASSLLGFVALTLTLAPIILLWKGRAIRGRGKMVQSLPR; encoded by the exons ATGATTTCCATACCTCAGTCTCATTTCGACTGGGATCAAGATACCAGGAACCCGTTTAACTGGACCCAGCGTCGGAAATGGACGACCATCGCCGTGGCATGCTGGGTAACCTTCATCACCGGCCTCAATGCGACATCCATCACCACGGCCGCCGAAGTCGTTTCTCGCCAGTTCCACCTCCCAGATAATCGGATTGAGGTCAACTTCTTTGCCGTCGTGGCATGGAATGCCGCTGCCGCATTTGTACCCCTCGTCACGCTTCCGCTTATGGACACGTACGGTACTAGAATTGGATATTTG GCGTGCTATGtgctcttcaccatcttcgtCATTCCGCAGGCACTGGCACAGAACTTTGCCACCCTTGTGGTGAGCCGTGTCTTTGCCGGCGCTTTTGGCGGCACGGTGCAAAATGCGGCCGATGGTATTATAGCCAATGTGTTTCGCCATCACCATGAGCGAGCCTTGCCTTTAACGATTTATATCCTGGCCTTACTCATGGGAGTTACCATGGGACCCGTGCTCGGCGCTGTTTTTGAGCCTCTGAATTGGCGATG GATATTCTGGGTTCAACTCATCATATGTGGAGCGACATTGCCTCTTGTTGCTTTCTGTGCCGAGGAGACACGAGGTTCTGTCATTCAAGCGCAGATCTTGTCAAAGACCGGATCTGCTGCCCCGGCCAAATTGTCTGAGGATGAGAATCCTATCAGAATGCTTAAAGAGACCATTACACGCTCTGCCAAACTCTTAGTTGCCGAGCCAACAATCACCTCGTTTACAATATGGACCTCTTTTGCGTTcggcctcgtcttcatctcgactCAGTCGGTCCCTCTCGTGTTCGCTCGGGCATATAGTTGGGGTTCCTACAGCAGCGGCTTGGCCCAgtccgccatcgccatcggaGAGATAATTGGCTTTGCGGCCTGCCTCTATCAGAATCACATATAT CACGACCCGGTTCCCGAATCCATCTTGTATCTCTCCATTCCAAGCACGGCGATAGCATTATCTGGCGGCCTGTTCATGTATGGTTGGAGCATCTTCCAGGCCCATTGGGTTGTCACAGCTTTAGCGCTGCTACTTATTGGTTACGCAAGCATGGTGATTGTGACGGCTGTCACGATTTACATTACACATTCTTATGCCGGGTTTGCTGCCAgtgccattgccgccgtTGCATTTGGTGAGAATTTGTTCGCGGCTTTCTTGCCTTTGGCCACAAAGGCCATGTACGAGGACTTGGGATACCAGTGGGCAAGTAGCTTGCTCGGGTTTGTTGCTTTGACCCTGACGCTTGCTCCTATCATTTTACTGTGGAAAGGCCGTGCTATCCGAGGGAGAGGTAAAATGGTTCAGAGTTTACCACGCTGA